gaaataagaaataagaaataagaaataagaaataagaaataagaaataagaaataagaaataagaaataagaaataagaaataagaaataagaaataagaaataagaaataagaaataagaaataagaaataagaaataagaaataagaaataagaaataagaaataagaaataagaaataagaaataagaaataagaaataagaaataagaaataagaaattagaaataagaaataagaaataagaaataagaaataagaaataagaaataagaaataagaaataagaaataagaaataagaaataagaaataagaaaaaagaaataagaaataagaaataagaaataagaaataagaaataagaaataagaaataagaaataagaaataagaaataagaaataagaaataagaaataagaaataagaaataagaaataagaaataagaaataagaaataagaaataagaaataagaaataaaatgaaataagaaataagaaataagaaataagaaataagaaataagaaataagaaataagaaataagaaataagaaataagaaataagaaataagaaataagaaataagaaataagaaataagaaataagaaataagaaataagaaataagaaataagaaataagaaataagaaataagaaataagaaataagaaataagaaataagaaataagaaataagaaataagaaataagaaataagaaataagaaataagaaataagaaataagaaataagaaataagaaataagaaataagaaataagaaataagaaataagaaataagaaataagaaataagaaataagaaaaaagaaaaaagaaaaaagaaaatgaaataagaaaaaagagataagaaataagaaataagaaataagaaataagaaataagaaatagaaataagaaataagaaataagaaataagaaataagaaataagaaataagaaataagaaataagaaataagaaataagaaataagaaataagaaataagaaataagaaataagaaataagaaataagaaataagaaataagaaataagaaataagaaataagaaataagaaataagaaataagaaataagaaataagaaataagaaataaaaaagaataagaaataagaaataagaaataagaaaagaaaaaagaacaaagaaaaagaagaaagaaggagaaagaagaaagaataaagaagaaagaaagaataaagaataaagaacaaagaagaaagaaggagaaagaagtaagaaggaagaaggaacaaggaagaaggaagaaggaagaaggaaaaaggaagaaggaagacggaagaaggaaaaaagaagaaggacgaaagaaagaatatggaagaaggaaggaggaagaaggaaaaaggaagaaagaaggaaaaaggaagaagaaagccggaagaagcaagaaaaaagaagaaagaaggaagaaggaagaaagaaaaaggaagaaggaaaaaggaagaacgaaggacgaagaaggaagaaggaaaaagaaaacggaaagaaggaagaagggagaaggagggAGGaagatgaagaatgaagaatgaagaaggaataggaaagaaggaagaaggaataagaaagaaaaaagaaaaaaaagaataaagaaagaataaagaagaaagaaggagaaataaggtaaaaggaagaaggaaaaaggaaaagggaagaaggaagaaggaagacggaagaaggaaaaaggaagaagaaaaaaggaagaaggaaaaaggaaaaaggaagaagtaaaaagaaagaagaaagaaggaaaaaggaagaagaaagaaggaagaagcaaaaaggaagaaggaagaaggaggatgaaaggaggaagaaggaaaaaggaagaacaatgaaggaagaaggaaaaaggaaaaagaaaaaagaaaaagggaagaaggaagaaggaagaagcaaaaaggaaaatggaagaacaaagaaggaagaaggaaaaaggaaaaagaaaaaagtaaaagggaagaaggaagaagggagaaggaaaaatgaagaatgaagaatgaagaaggaagaaggaagaagaaagaataaagaagaaagcaagagaaagaaggaaaaagggagaaagagaagaaggaagaaggaataacgaagaagaaagaaggaagtaggaagaaggaagaagggagaaggaaaaaggaaggaagatggaagaaaaaagatggaagaaggaagaagaaagaaggaagaaggaaaaaggaagaaggaagatgaaaggaggaagaaggaagaagaaagaagaaagaaggaagaaggaaagaggaagaagaataaggaataagaaagaaggaagaaggaaaaaggaagaaggaagaaggaaaaaggaagaagggagcaggaagaagaaagtgcaagaagggagaaggaagaaagggtaaggtgaagaaagaacttcttatttttcactttttgctgattcggcctaatggccattcggcctaatgaccgttcggcctaatgaccattcggcttaatgaccttcggccaaatggcctgacacccatttcgctccaaaatcgaactttttatcgAAGTCGCGGAGACACATGATGTATAccaaatataccaatcgactcagctcgtcgaactaaacaaatgtctgtcagttcgtgtgtatgtatgtgtgtgtgcacgcgaaaaccgaaaaacattagccattttttcatatagttattgttaaccgattttctcgcaacaagttgctttcgacTTGGGATAagccctagttgatcactattgaatataatcacaATCGGTCAATGTgttcaaaagttataaggaaaatggtgtgttgaacCACATAAGCTTGGTTTTGGTTGATTCGCTgtacagcgtttgcaagagttgtaatgtaggcaattatttatgatgtgtaCCACATCAAGgcgaaaccaaacgattgaatcgagaaaggcatcgtcaccgctaggtagattaatctgggtttgtTCCTTAGTAATAGAGGGGCGCCCAATAAAGagttcgccaagggcgccggaaatccacgctacggctctgtgcatcacaatcgtatatataTACAGGAacaggagtatatgcactataAGATGCAATTGGCTGGATGATTAGATAGGCTTTCCCCCCCCAAGTAGATTCCAAAAATTATGAGATCATTAATTTATTATGTAACAATGGACTATAAAATATTCGATAACATTAGATGTTGGCAGCATGTATATAAATCATTATAATCTACGTGTTTGCTTATCATATTCAGTTTAGgttctttgaaaaaaaaggttCAACATTAAGTGTTTTCTAACAAACAATATTAAGCATTCGCTGATGCACTTTGTGCTGAGATTTCTGTAGAATTGGATAAGGGCCGCACTCCAAACCGAAAATGCAAGTTACCACCTGGTGAAAAGCCGCAATCGTTGTTCAGTGAGTCTAAACTGATAAACTGATATTCAAATATAAATGATGTGTTGAAATTTTTGTTCTGTCGTTTTATGACAATATTTTTCGTTACATTGGTATGTATCAGTTCGATGAAGAAATCACAGCAAACGGCAGATCGTTTCTGCAAACCGATTAAAGCTTTAAGTTTGTTCGAATGCACATCTGCATAAACCTCCAAATACCACTGTCTATTTTTACCATCTTTAACTTCAGAGGAACGTAATGACGTTCTATTTTTAAGATTGCTTAATTTTGGATGAAAATGCATAACAAGGTGTTTgctgaaaaataaattcatgaataacataaaaattgaatatttatcGATTATCTTACTAGTCATCTTCATCTCTTACACCATTGTACTGAAGCTCCATTATGTCCAATTCAGACAATACATTTTTACAACGAACGCCAATCTTCATCACTAAATCGCCATTGGTTTCCCTGCAAAAACCTTCTTCTACAAGGAATGAGGAATATACAATCTCTATCGCTTTGTATTGGTCTTCGAGTTCGAATGATTGGTGTATCGTCTTCTCATAGTCCTTATGAGGAATCGTTACCAGCAGCTTGTGGGGAAATTCCTGCATTCGAGGGTCGACTGTACGTGGCTCAATAAGAATCATATCCATTTTCGTAACCGTAACTCTCCATTCAACACCGTTGTCCATAATCAATTGAGAGACAGAGATATCCCCGTTGGCAGCATTGCGAAACGCTCGAAAAACAATTTCCGTACATTCATATTTTTCGATCAGTTGGCTATAACAAGATGATATTTGTAATTTATTTGAAGCCCTTACTTTTATCTGTTTTAGTGCCGTTTGATCtaatgacataataataatttatcatTGTAATTGCCTTTTATAAATTTAAGTTAAATTCAATGTACGAAAATCTGCCGGCTTCCATCTACTGGTTATGTCTAATGACCATTAATAATGGGGAATAGCACAATCTACATCTTACCATTGAAAGTCGTCAGTTTGTTGAACCGTAACTTTGACGTCCTGAGCTAGCAGTTTATCACAATTAGCATCAAACTCCTAAAGTAAATTCAACAATCTGTACGGCGACACCTGTTTTGCTGTATTCCACATATCTTCCAAAACCGCACCATTCGTAAAAGGAACATTCAGCTTTTCCTTTAGTATCTGCTTCCGAACTGTAGTGACTCGAGACACTTCCAGTCGAGATTCCTCGGCAATTGCTTCAATCTCTTCTAACATCTCAGCCTCTTCTTTCTCAATGAACCGAAGATTTCTCCGATAAACCTCACTTCCCGCATGTAGTTCATCGTTGAATTTCTCAGCGATCTTCAATTTATCCCTTAGCCTTGAGGTCCTCTCGAAATAAACGGCCACCAAATTGTCGATCCGGTGAAAGTCGTGTGGCTCTCCAAGGCACATGCAGTCTCCACAAATACTCACCGAGCAGTTCAAGCAATATAGCGTACGCTCTTTCCAATGCAAATCGCAAAGATCACTTCTGTCGACACTCACTGATGCATTCGTTTCGTTTCCAGGACCGGTGACCGAGTTGGTCACGCGACATTCGTTGCGGCATTTCCGACAGACTCGAGCCGCCAACAGTGCCACATCGGCATCAGCCATTACCATCGCACTAACCAAAACATTGAAACAAGCAGTGCAACAAATTTGCAGACAGTTTGTGCAGGAAATAGATAAAACCGAATACTTTCCACAGCTGGAACAGACGGGAAACACGTCGAGAGACATTTTACACTTAAATTTGGCCGGTTttgactttttatttattttttttatttttttttaacgcgAAGGTGCAGTTTCAAAAAGTTCAAAAAGCAACGCCGCGGACAACAAAATAATGGGGATGCCACATAGTTGATTATTTTTTGATTAATCGATATCGATTATGATATATTTGTCACACccaatttgggtttttttaattttgaaaaacatgttgattttttttgttcattcgatAGAACACCTTTTTCTAAGCTACAACATATTTTTGTCGAACTCATAAACCCTAAATTTGATGttaaaaatccattttaaaagtttttgaaaatttgattgctTGGCAGAGCTCACAGGTTGACAGCTCGGTTCATGTAAAATTAAGGTAGGGCTGTTCAATACGCGAAATTATTAGGTTTTTCGAGATTGATttaaaatcaagacaaaattttcaaaacgacttatctgcttttgtaaacaaagattcaaacgatgatttgacgaatctgatagctctcccacgcaaaccaacaccattaaTAGGTAGGTAAAGGTttt
The nucleotide sequence above comes from Armigeres subalbatus isolate Guangzhou_Male chromosome 3, GZ_Asu_2, whole genome shotgun sequence. Encoded proteins:
- the LOC134228180 gene encoding uncharacterized protein LOC134228180; translated protein: MDNGVEWRVTVTKMDMILIEPRTVDPRMQEFPHKLLVTIPHKDYEKTIHQSFELEDQYKAIEIVYSSFLVEEGFCRETNGDLVMKIGVRCKNVLSELDIMELQYNGVRDEDDYKHLVMHFHPKLSNLKNRTSLRSSEVKDGKNRQWYLEVYADVHSNKLKALIGLQKRSAVCCDFFIELIHTNVTKNIVIKRQNKNFNTSFIFEYQFISLDSLNNDCGFSPGGNLHFRFGVRPLSNSTEISAQSASANA